Proteins found in one Maridesulfovibrio sp. genomic segment:
- the cobT gene encoding nicotinate-nucleotide--dimethylbenzimidazole phosphoribosyltransferase, translating into MTSKYSRTELERIVCAVQQVDSSLEGRARAHLDNLTKPLGSLGRLEDLAVKIYVASGGYVPMADPARIYTIAGDHGVNEENVSYFPQEVTRQMVENFLTGGAGINVLARTSGVELMVVDAGCKGGPFPDHPDLIQRRVACGTANISKGPAMDEESCLKAIFLGLELANEAHEQGVKVLGTGEMGVSNTTPSTALYCAYFDLDPADITGPGGGIDAKAVLRKIEVIRRALDVNAETVRSSDPLAILAALGGYEIAALAGLIIGGAKNRQMICIDGFISTAAYAAAAQICPAVGGYCVLSHASAEPGYAQVIKALDRNPLLHLDMRLGEGSGAALSMFLLRAAANIYNEMATFDDAGVAPGGDL; encoded by the coding sequence ATGACAAGTAAATATTCCAGAACAGAGCTGGAGCGCATTGTCTGCGCAGTGCAGCAGGTGGATTCCTCTCTGGAAGGACGGGCCCGAGCCCATCTGGATAATTTGACCAAGCCTCTCGGCAGTCTGGGAAGATTGGAAGATCTTGCTGTAAAAATATATGTCGCGTCCGGCGGTTATGTTCCCATGGCTGATCCGGCCCGTATTTACACCATTGCCGGGGATCACGGGGTCAATGAGGAGAATGTCAGCTATTTTCCGCAAGAAGTTACCCGGCAGATGGTTGAGAACTTTCTGACCGGCGGAGCGGGGATTAATGTCCTTGCCCGCACATCCGGGGTGGAATTGATGGTGGTCGACGCCGGTTGCAAGGGCGGCCCTTTTCCTGATCACCCCGATTTGATTCAGCGTAGAGTTGCGTGCGGCACAGCCAATATTTCCAAGGGACCGGCCATGGATGAAGAAAGCTGCCTCAAGGCAATTTTTCTAGGCCTTGAGCTTGCGAACGAGGCTCATGAGCAGGGAGTAAAAGTGCTGGGGACCGGCGAGATGGGCGTTTCCAACACCACGCCTTCCACTGCTTTGTATTGCGCATATTTCGATCTTGATCCCGCAGATATTACGGGGCCCGGCGGAGGCATCGATGCCAAAGCTGTGCTGCGTAAAATAGAGGTTATCCGCCGTGCTTTGGACGTCAATGCCGAAACCGTACGATCTTCCGATCCTCTGGCTATTCTTGCCGCCCTCGGCGGCTATGAAATTGCCGCTCTCGCCGGACTTATCATCGGCGGAGCCAAGAACCGGCAGATGATCTGCATTGACGGGTTTATTTCTACAGCGGCTTATGCTGCTGCGGCGCAGATCTGTCCGGCGGTCGGAGGCTACTGCGTACTCAGCCATGCCTCGGCGGAACCGGGGTACGCGCAAGTCATCAAGGCGCTTGACCGCAATCCTCTCCTGCATCTTGATATGCGGCTTGGCGAAGGTTCCGGAGCTGCGCTTTCCATGTTTCTGCTGCGCGCAGCCGCAAATATTTATAACGAAATGGCAACATTCGATGATGCCGGAGTCGCTCCCGGAGGGGATCTGTAA
- a CDS encoding WcbI family polysaccharide biosynthesis putative acetyltransferase, protein MKKICILHANCQGEPLEELFKLSDGFNSEFDLHRYTNYTRDHIPEKILSECDLFLFQTLSEAWGEHSSEKLCAGLKKTARSIAIPNMLFKHYWPLWSGAPGFNYRDIFLDTLLEKKLSESQILHLFLNTRLTNIYDIKKIIAKSEQIEREKEKLTPVKYVDWVLKNYTQKPLFMTINHPGRELLVMTANALLGELGIAPLTEQDLENFQTPFADFEQPIHPQVTELLGLEFLGPEHRYHVYGAELTFEEYAMRYIKCRMSGIDDFIGFLTATATMEKS, encoded by the coding sequence ATGAAGAAAATATGTATCCTCCATGCCAATTGTCAGGGTGAGCCGCTGGAAGAGCTGTTCAAGCTCAGCGACGGATTCAACAGCGAATTCGATCTCCACCGCTACACCAATTATACACGGGATCATATTCCTGAAAAGATTCTAAGTGAATGTGATCTTTTCCTGTTTCAGACTCTTTCGGAAGCATGGGGGGAACACTCTTCGGAAAAATTATGCGCAGGGCTGAAAAAAACAGCCCGCTCAATCGCTATTCCCAATATGCTTTTCAAGCATTATTGGCCGCTGTGGTCCGGCGCTCCCGGCTTTAATTACCGTGATATATTTCTGGACACACTTCTTGAAAAGAAGCTGAGCGAATCTCAGATTTTGCACCTTTTCCTGAACACAAGGCTGACCAATATCTATGATATTAAAAAAATTATAGCAAAGTCCGAACAGATTGAGAGGGAAAAGGAAAAGCTTACCCCGGTCAAATACGTGGACTGGGTCCTGAAAAACTACACCCAAAAGCCGCTTTTCATGACCATCAATCATCCCGGCAGGGAATTGCTGGTAATGACCGCCAACGCACTGCTTGGAGAATTGGGCATAGCCCCGTTGACCGAACAGGATCTTGAAAATTTCCAAACGCCGTTCGCAGACTTCGAGCAACCCATTCATCCGCAGGTGACGGAGCTGCTCGGTCTCGAATTTCTGGGGCCGGAGCATCGTTATCACGTCTATGGTGCGGAGCTGACCTTTGAAGAATACGCCATGCGCTACATCAAATGCCGCATGAGCGGTATCGACGATTTCATCGGCTTTCTCACCGCCACGGCGACAATGGAAAAATCCTGA
- the thrB gene encoding homoserine kinase, which yields MQVWNNEFSEDCSVILIGMAGAGKSTLAPLLAEKLGWEHMDTDSVIEGYYGSPLQSIVDHLGVEEFRKSEEYIVSGIGVFRMVVSTGGSVVYGPKAMERLKLLGPVIYLRISSETCLNRVGQGEDRGLAIIPGQSLDELYKERIPLYEQYADFIVDTDRCSPEECADQVLKWLKSKEVSEVKDI from the coding sequence ATGCAAGTATGGAACAATGAATTTTCAGAGGATTGTTCGGTGATTCTGATCGGTATGGCCGGGGCCGGAAAGTCGACTCTGGCACCGCTTCTGGCTGAGAAACTCGGCTGGGAGCACATGGATACGGATTCGGTCATCGAGGGGTATTACGGAAGTCCGCTGCAAAGTATAGTTGATCATCTGGGAGTTGAGGAATTTCGGAAGTCCGAGGAATACATCGTTTCCGGGATCGGGGTTTTCCGCATGGTTGTGTCCACCGGAGGCAGTGTCGTCTACGGCCCCAAAGCCATGGAGCGGTTGAAACTGCTCGGTCCTGTTATTTATCTGCGCATCTCCAGTGAAACCTGCCTTAACCGTGTCGGTCAGGGCGAAGATCGCGGGCTGGCCATTATCCCGGGACAGTCTCTGGATGAGCTTTATAAGGAACGGATTCCCCTCTACGAACAGTATGCTGATTTTATCGTTGACACGGACCGTTGCTCACCGGAAGAATGTGCGGATCAGGTTCTTAAGTGGTTAAAATCAAAAGAAGTAAGTGAAGTTAAGGATATATAA
- the pyrR gene encoding bifunctional pyr operon transcriptional regulator/uracil phosphoribosyltransferase PyrR, with amino-acid sequence MKEQKIILSEKAMARTLDRLASEVTERRGDDENLAIIGIQRRGADLAERLKRSLDEKLGRKIPLGKLDINLYRDDWTNLGRQPSINCTEIPFDIESASVILVDDVLFSGRTVRAALEAVLDFGRPHRVELLVLVDRGHRELPISADYVGKEVVTFENQHVNVLVKERDDEDKVVLIHS; translated from the coding sequence ATGAAAGAACAGAAGATTATCCTTTCGGAAAAAGCAATGGCCCGTACTCTGGATCGTCTTGCTTCAGAGGTCACCGAGCGGCGTGGAGACGATGAGAACCTCGCAATTATCGGTATCCAGCGGCGGGGAGCGGATCTCGCTGAACGTTTAAAACGCAGCCTGGATGAAAAGCTCGGCAGGAAGATCCCGCTCGGAAAGCTGGATATTAACCTCTACCGGGATGATTGGACGAATCTGGGCCGGCAGCCGAGCATCAATTGCACAGAAATACCTTTTGACATTGAATCGGCTTCTGTAATTTTAGTGGATGACGTGCTTTTTTCCGGCCGGACTGTACGCGCCGCCCTTGAAGCCGTGCTCGATTTTGGTCGGCCGCACAGGGTTGAATTACTGGTGCTGGTTGATCGCGGTCATCGTGAGCTGCCTATCAGTGCCGACTATGTGGGCAAGGAAGTGGTCACGTTTGAAAATCAGCATGTAAATGTTCTGGTCAAAGAACGGGATGACGAAGACAAGGTTGTGCTCATTCATTCCTGA
- a CDS encoding heavy metal translocating P-type ATPase — translation MQSTFEIKGMTCSACSARLERVVGNMDGVSRATVNLAAELLSAEHNPEQISSSDIIAAVEMAGFEATQKIEGTELTLPISGMTCSACSSRLERVLNATEGIISAQVSLASETATIKFNPSGVALRQIRKLISDAGFEAGQIQSAHNAKENFEQRKAENLARQSEMKNRLIAAMAFTVPLLIITMGHMIGMPLPGFINPQSSPLGFALIQLALTAPVLWFGRNFYQHGFPNLLRGAPNMDSLIAVGTSAAVVYSLWNTIEIGLGMDAQARAMDLYFESAATIIALISLGKFQETRARSRTSAAIEKLMDLTPAQAILLQGDEQIPTPVEEIEPGDFILIRPGDRVAADGKVTEGHSDVDESMLTGESMPVPKTAGDDMAGGTVNIGGGALKVQVANVGENTVLSRIIRLVQEAQGSKAPISSLADTVSFYFVPTVMIIGIIAALGWFFFSAEPFTFALRIFISVMVIACPCAMGLATPTAIMVGTGRGAQLGVLVKSGAALETAGKINTMIFDKTGTLTYGRPEVADTFTVEGVTPEKLLLQAGSAEKQSEHPLAKAVTNAAEKLGSPLPATTAFQAVAGLGINTETDGSTMLLGNRKFLEQNFIGGLDDTAANEAALGFASKGQSPLYIAKDGKLAGILAIADRIKDETAQTISKLHDLGVQTIMLTGDNDKVANAIADKAGIDKVIAQVMPDRKAEVVNKEKEGGRKVAMVGDGINDAPALASADLGIAMGTGIDVAIESGDIVLMKGDLGGVLTALSLSRATVRNIKQNLFWAFAFNVLGIPVAAGLLHIFGGPTLSPMFAAAAMSISSVTVVSNALRLKLFKPED, via the coding sequence ATGCAGAGTACATTTGAAATCAAGGGAATGACTTGCTCCGCCTGTTCTGCAAGGCTGGAGCGGGTAGTTGGAAATATGGATGGAGTCAGCCGCGCGACAGTAAATCTGGCTGCAGAACTGCTTTCGGCTGAACATAATCCGGAACAGATTTCAAGCTCGGATATCATCGCTGCTGTGGAAATGGCCGGATTTGAAGCTACGCAAAAAATTGAAGGAACCGAGCTGACTCTTCCAATTTCGGGAATGACCTGCTCAGCATGCTCTTCAAGACTGGAAAGAGTGCTGAATGCCACTGAAGGAATTATCAGCGCGCAGGTCAGCCTTGCCTCGGAAACCGCAACCATTAAGTTCAATCCTTCCGGGGTAGCTCTACGCCAAATACGAAAACTGATTTCCGACGCCGGATTTGAAGCTGGACAGATTCAATCCGCGCACAACGCCAAAGAAAATTTTGAGCAAAGAAAAGCCGAAAATTTAGCAAGACAGAGTGAAATGAAAAACCGGCTCATAGCCGCCATGGCTTTCACCGTCCCGCTGCTGATCATAACAATGGGACACATGATCGGCATGCCGCTGCCGGGCTTCATCAATCCGCAGAGTTCCCCTCTGGGCTTTGCGCTCATTCAGCTGGCCTTGACCGCACCCGTGCTCTGGTTCGGTCGCAATTTCTATCAGCACGGCTTTCCCAACCTGCTGCGCGGAGCTCCAAATATGGACTCCCTTATCGCCGTGGGAACCTCAGCAGCGGTGGTCTACTCGCTCTGGAACACAATTGAAATCGGGCTGGGCATGGATGCACAAGCACGGGCGATGGATCTTTATTTTGAATCGGCTGCCACCATTATCGCCCTCATCTCTTTAGGTAAATTTCAGGAAACCCGCGCTAGATCGCGTACTTCGGCTGCAATCGAGAAACTGATGGATCTAACCCCGGCACAGGCAATTCTGCTGCAGGGAGATGAACAGATTCCCACACCGGTGGAAGAAATCGAACCGGGAGATTTCATTCTAATCCGACCCGGCGACAGGGTTGCCGCTGACGGCAAAGTTACAGAGGGACATTCCGATGTAGATGAGTCCATGCTTACCGGTGAATCCATGCCTGTTCCCAAGACAGCAGGCGACGATATGGCCGGAGGGACGGTAAATATTGGCGGAGGAGCCCTCAAAGTACAGGTCGCCAATGTGGGCGAAAACACCGTACTCTCGCGTATCATCCGCCTTGTGCAGGAAGCGCAGGGATCAAAGGCCCCTATTTCGAGCCTTGCGGATACCGTAAGCTTTTATTTCGTGCCCACGGTTATGATCATCGGCATTATCGCCGCGCTGGGCTGGTTCTTTTTCAGCGCTGAACCATTCACCTTTGCCTTGCGCATTTTCATCAGTGTTATGGTCATAGCCTGCCCATGCGCCATGGGTCTTGCCACGCCTACTGCCATAATGGTCGGAACAGGGCGCGGAGCACAGCTCGGTGTACTGGTAAAGTCCGGCGCAGCCCTTGAAACAGCAGGGAAAATCAATACCATGATTTTCGACAAGACCGGGACCCTGACCTACGGCAGACCGGAAGTGGCCGACACATTCACTGTGGAGGGGGTAACTCCGGAAAAATTGCTGCTTCAGGCCGGTTCCGCAGAAAAGCAATCTGAACATCCGCTGGCTAAAGCCGTGACCAACGCGGCTGAAAAACTCGGATCACCGCTACCGGCAACAACTGCTTTTCAGGCTGTAGCGGGGCTCGGTATAAATACGGAAACTGACGGCAGCACAATGCTGCTGGGTAACCGTAAATTCCTAGAACAGAATTTTATCGGCGGGCTGGATGACACCGCCGCCAATGAAGCAGCCCTCGGTTTTGCTTCCAAAGGGCAAAGCCCGCTCTACATCGCAAAAGACGGAAAGCTGGCCGGGATTCTGGCAATTGCCGATCGCATCAAGGACGAAACAGCACAGACAATCAGTAAACTCCATGACCTCGGCGTGCAGACAATTATGCTGACCGGTGACAACGATAAGGTCGCCAACGCCATTGCCGATAAAGCCGGAATTGACAAAGTAATTGCTCAGGTAATGCCTGACCGCAAGGCTGAAGTGGTCAATAAAGAGAAGGAAGGAGGCCGCAAGGTGGCGATGGTCGGTGACGGAATAAACGATGCTCCGGCCCTTGCTTCAGCTGATCTGGGTATCGCGATGGGTACTGGAATTGACGTTGCGATCGAATCAGGAGATATTGTACTCATGAAGGGCGATTTGGGAGGAGTGCTTACCGCCCTTTCATTAAGCCGCGCAACAGTCAGAAATATCAAGCAGAATCTGTTCTGGGCATTTGCCTTCAATGTACTGGGGATTCCGGTTGCGGCTGGCTTGCTCCATATCTTCGGAGGCCCGACCCTTTCACCCATGTTTGCGGCAGCGGCTATGTCGATCAGCTCAGTTACTGTCGTCAGCAACGCTTTGAGACTGAAATTATTTAAACCGGAAGATTGA
- a CDS encoding arginase family protein: MKDITLVFPQWQGSIDNEALTAGALALAEGIKGLPALNTVQTAPFRKIKSSSSIAGKDDIVKQLQNACTILEQKNPDRVLLLGGDCSTETGPVSWMSRKYGADTALIWLDAHPDLNTPESSQSGRFQGMALSALLGNTGREITDSMFDTLQPDQVFCVGVRVFDPPELEFIASKKMPFFGPGELERDPAWLARQIHTAGFSKVYIHMDVDAINPIGFPHGKPAPPAGLNFINILKIIEEVGKKTDICGLGITEFHPGNERGIEKASQLIEKTLPDFLLK, encoded by the coding sequence TTGAAAGACATTACCCTTGTTTTCCCGCAATGGCAGGGTTCCATCGATAATGAAGCCTTGACAGCCGGAGCGCTCGCACTGGCTGAGGGGATTAAGGGGCTTCCCGCCCTGAATACAGTGCAGACGGCCCCGTTCAGGAAAATAAAAAGCAGCTCTTCGATTGCCGGCAAGGATGACATCGTCAAGCAATTGCAGAATGCCTGCACCATACTGGAACAGAAAAATCCGGATCGTGTACTCCTGCTGGGCGGTGACTGCTCTACTGAAACAGGCCCGGTTTCGTGGATGTCCCGTAAATACGGTGCTGACACCGCTTTAATCTGGCTGGATGCCCACCCTGACCTTAATACCCCGGAGAGTTCACAATCCGGGCGTTTTCAGGGTATGGCACTTTCCGCTCTTTTGGGAAATACGGGCCGGGAAATTACAGATTCCATGTTCGACACCCTGCAACCGGATCAGGTTTTCTGCGTCGGCGTCAGAGTTTTTGATCCCCCGGAACTTGAATTTATCGCCAGCAAAAAGATGCCCTTTTTCGGTCCCGGCGAACTGGAACGTGATCCGGCGTGGCTTGCAAGACAGATTCACACTGCCGGTTTCAGCAAAGTATACATTCACATGGATGTGGACGCGATCAATCCCATTGGTTTCCCTCATGGCAAACCGGCGCCGCCTGCCGGACTTAACTTCATTAATATCCTGAAAATTATTGAAGAAGTCGGCAAAAAAACGGATATCTGCGGGCTGGGTATCACCGAATTTCATCCCGGCAATGAAAGGGGCATTGAAAAAGCGTCCCAACTCATAGAAAAAACATTGCCCGACTTTCTATTAAAATAG
- a CDS encoding tetratricopeptide repeat protein, which translates to MGKNKKGQGMASENRTSTIIIAAVALAAGLFLGGVLIPALKESTTPATTAGGTGFAQQIVETQRQLESQPDSADLWARLGNLYFDTDQHSKAIDAYKKSLALKPGDAHVLTDLGVMYRRNGNPQKAVESFDKAILAAPDHETARFNKGIVQYYDLKDKAAAIQTWNGLVQMNPGAKTPSGKLIKDMIRDLQ; encoded by the coding sequence TTGGGAAAGAATAAAAAGGGGCAAGGGATGGCCTCAGAAAACAGAACAAGTACTATTATAATAGCTGCCGTAGCACTGGCGGCGGGGCTTTTTTTGGGCGGGGTGCTCATTCCCGCACTGAAGGAATCTACAACTCCAGCGACGACTGCCGGGGGAACAGGATTTGCGCAACAGATAGTGGAAACACAGCGGCAGCTTGAATCGCAGCCGGATTCAGCAGATTTGTGGGCAAGGCTCGGCAACCTGTATTTCGATACGGATCAGCATTCCAAAGCCATAGATGCCTATAAAAAATCATTAGCACTTAAGCCGGGTGATGCGCATGTGCTTACTGATCTGGGCGTAATGTACCGCCGTAACGGAAATCCGCAAAAGGCTGTGGAGAGTTTTGATAAAGCGATCCTTGCTGCGCCGGATCATGAGACCGCACGTTTTAATAAGGGGATTGTCCAGTATTATGACCTGAAGGATAAGGCCGCGGCGATTCAGACATGGAATGGATTGGTCCAAATGAATCCCGGGGCTAAAACTCCCAGCGGGAAGCTGATCAAAGATATGATCAGGGATCTTCAATAG
- a CDS encoding sodium:alanine symporter family protein: protein MDFMTSLDAIVGKIGAFAWGPPMLILLVGTGFWLTLALRGVQFSKLFYALYLALIKRKEETDEPGDITHFQALMTALSATVGTGNIAGVATAVAVGGPGALFWMWVTGLVGMATKYAEAVLAVKYRVVDENGEMSGGPMYYISKGLKMPWLGTLFAIFASFAAFGIGNMVQSNSVADAVEATYGISPYVTGGLLMILTAAVILGGIKKIGKVTGLLVPVMIVFYMAGASYIIFANIAEVPAAFALIFDQAFNPTSAVGGFAGASVMLAIRMGVARGVFSNESGLGSAPIAAAAAQTKEPVTQALVSMTQTFIDTLIVCTMTGLVLILTGAWSGGTTGAELTTIAFSQGMPGGAHIVTIGLILFAYSTILGWCYYGEKSMEYLFGVKAILPFRLVFICFVGIGAIAKLSFVWNLSDTFNGLMAIPNLIGLILLTPVVVKETRAFFAKKNANVSAQTESN, encoded by the coding sequence ATGGATTTCATGACTTCGTTGGACGCAATTGTTGGAAAAATCGGCGCATTCGCGTGGGGACCGCCCATGCTGATTCTTCTGGTCGGCACAGGCTTCTGGCTGACCCTCGCACTGCGCGGTGTTCAATTCAGCAAACTTTTTTACGCATTGTACCTTGCACTGATCAAACGCAAGGAAGAAACAGATGAACCCGGCGACATCACCCACTTTCAGGCTCTGATGACCGCCCTCTCCGCTACAGTCGGAACCGGTAACATTGCCGGTGTTGCCACAGCGGTAGCAGTCGGTGGCCCCGGTGCGCTGTTCTGGATGTGGGTCACAGGGCTCGTCGGCATGGCTACAAAATATGCGGAAGCAGTTCTGGCTGTTAAATACAGAGTAGTCGACGAAAACGGTGAAATGAGCGGCGGTCCCATGTACTACATTTCCAAGGGACTGAAAATGCCTTGGCTGGGAACACTTTTCGCTATATTCGCTTCCTTCGCAGCCTTCGGTATCGGTAATATGGTTCAGTCCAACTCTGTTGCAGACGCGGTTGAAGCTACCTACGGAATTTCCCCTTACGTTACCGGCGGCCTGCTTATGATCCTGACCGCAGCTGTTATTCTCGGCGGTATTAAAAAGATCGGTAAAGTAACAGGGCTGCTTGTACCCGTCATGATTGTTTTCTACATGGCAGGCGCATCATACATCATTTTCGCCAATATCGCAGAAGTCCCCGCAGCATTTGCGCTTATTTTTGATCAGGCTTTCAACCCCACTTCCGCTGTTGGCGGATTTGCAGGCGCAAGCGTGATGCTGGCCATCCGCATGGGTGTCGCCCGCGGTGTTTTCTCCAACGAATCCGGACTCGGCAGCGCCCCTATCGCAGCCGCAGCCGCACAGACCAAAGAGCCTGTAACTCAGGCGCTGGTCTCCATGACCCAGACCTTCATTGATACTCTGATAGTCTGCACCATGACCGGCCTTGTCCTCATTCTCACCGGCGCATGGTCCGGCGGCACCACAGGTGCGGAACTGACCACTATCGCCTTTTCACAGGGTATGCCCGGCGGCGCACACATCGTCACCATCGGCCTGATTCTTTTCGCTTACTCCACCATCCTCGGCTGGTGCTACTACGGCGAAAAATCCATGGAATACCTGTTCGGAGTTAAAGCAATACTGCCTTTCCGTCTGGTCTTCATCTGTTTCGTCGGTATCGGCGCCATCGCCAAGCTCAGCTTTGTATGGAACCTTTCCGATACCTTCAACGGCCTTATGGCTATCCCCAACCTCATCGGTTTGATCCTGCTTACCCCTGTTGTGGTAAAAGAAACCAGAGCATTCTTTGCTAAAAAGAACGCAAATGTTTCCGCTCAGACAGAATCAAACTAG
- a CDS encoding TetR/AcrR family transcriptional regulator, translating into MKTKDIILATAKEMISEVGFHKATTANLAKMANISEGTIYRHFESKEDILLHILDALEEQFSYYIESIRQKLDREECSLEEIMNEYFSFVEAHEVDMKIMLSTYGLLESPKRLMAVFMKNLDLVLEECIRIGIKKGVVRDVAVEENATVVMTIIFGLTRMQLYWPDRQDVRAEAVEFCRRSILM; encoded by the coding sequence ATGAAAACCAAGGACATCATCCTCGCAACAGCCAAGGAAATGATTTCAGAGGTGGGTTTCCATAAGGCCACAACTGCCAATCTGGCTAAAATGGCAAATATTTCGGAGGGTACTATCTATAGGCATTTTGAAAGCAAGGAAGATATTCTCTTGCACATTCTCGATGCCCTTGAGGAGCAATTCTCTTATTATATAGAATCCATCCGTCAGAAATTGGACCGTGAAGAGTGCTCTCTTGAAGAGATCATGAATGAGTATTTCTCTTTTGTAGAAGCTCATGAAGTAGATATGAAAATCATGCTTTCAACGTACGGTCTGCTGGAATCACCAAAACGGCTTATGGCTGTTTTTATGAAAAATCTTGATCTGGTTCTTGAAGAATGTATCAGAATCGGTATTAAAAAGGGCGTTGTTCGCGATGTTGCGGTTGAAGAAAACGCAACGGTTGTGATGACAATTATCTTCGGTTTGACCAGAATGCAGCTCTACTGGCCTGATCGTCAGGATGTTCGCGCTGAAGCAGTTGAATTCTGTCGCCGCAGTATTCTGATGTAG
- a CDS encoding IscA/HesB family protein has protein sequence MIEITEAAQKQLENYFADKDRTPIRIYLATGGUAGPRLALALDEPKDNDVNFEIEGFTFLLDKDLNEQGSPFRVDLSYTGFVIDSKIELGGGGECGSCSGSCG, from the coding sequence ATGATAGAAATTACTGAAGCTGCACAAAAACAGCTTGAAAACTATTTTGCAGATAAAGACAGGACTCCCATCCGCATCTACCTGGCCACAGGTGGCTGAGCTGGCCCCAGGCTGGCATTGGCTCTGGATGAGCCAAAAGATAACGATGTGAATTTTGAAATAGAAGGGTTCACTTTCCTGCTGGATAAAGACCTTAATGAACAAGGCAGCCCTTTCCGTGTTGACCTCAGCTATACCGGTTTTGTGATTGACTCTAAAATCGAGCTTGGCGGTGGTGGTGAATGCGGCTCCTGCTCTGGAAGCTGTGGCTAG
- a CDS encoding transporter substrate-binding domain-containing protein, which produces MVKSFFYVLFLGLLIVALTDSATRAADCNLKIITELSPPSAYEDDEGDLIGFGVEIVEAIKKELGCDTPIEVMPWARGYKFLQTQPDVMLFSTSRTKAREALFQWVGPVACYNWVFYGRKNGRKLSSLSEAKKVSGIGVYRDDARAQFLKSMGFTNLEVTDSQKINFKKLVRGRIDLVATSDIGVKEFLKNDKELLNNAVPVLSFRKLKLYMAFSKSTDPAKVLLWQKAFDALQKRGVIKGIQEKWIQPCPD; this is translated from the coding sequence GTGGTGAAAAGTTTTTTTTATGTACTTTTTTTAGGATTATTAATCGTTGCGCTGACTGATTCTGCAACGCGGGCAGCGGACTGTAATTTAAAAATTATTACAGAGTTAAGTCCTCCCTCCGCTTATGAAGACGATGAAGGTGATTTGATCGGGTTCGGAGTGGAAATTGTCGAGGCCATAAAAAAAGAACTTGGTTGTGACACCCCCATTGAAGTTATGCCGTGGGCCCGTGGTTACAAATTTTTGCAGACCCAGCCCGATGTGATGCTTTTTTCCACCAGTAGGACAAAGGCAAGGGAGGCTTTGTTTCAATGGGTAGGTCCTGTTGCCTGTTATAATTGGGTTTTCTATGGGCGAAAAAATGGGCGAAAGCTAAGCAGCCTGAGTGAAGCCAAAAAGGTATCAGGGATAGGTGTGTATCGTGATGACGCAAGAGCTCAATTTCTGAAAAGTATGGGCTTTACCAATCTAGAAGTTACCGACAGCCAGAAAATTAATTTTAAAAAACTTGTCCGCGGCAGGATTGATCTGGTGGCAACATCAGACATCGGAGTTAAAGAGTTTCTGAAAAATGATAAAGAATTGTTGAACAACGCCGTTCCAGTTTTATCTTTTCGCAAACTCAAGCTGTATATGGCTTTTTCAAAATCAACTGACCCCGCAAAGGTCCTGCTTTGGCAGAAAGCCTTTGATGCCTTGCAAAAGCGTGGAGTCATCAAGGGTATACAGGAAAAGTGGATTCAGCCCTGCCCGGACTGA